A single genomic interval of Saccharospirillum mangrovi harbors:
- a CDS encoding DUF294 nucleotidyltransferase-like domain-containing protein: MSNADDLKDVIDFLAETLPFSALPADSRLEVAQKLSVDYIPRHANQPLALAPTLYIIRTGAFELRSADGELLDRLGEHDLFGINTLLNGNPEGLTVYPIEDALVYKLSADSVKAFSAQFEPMGDFFQQVSSQRNRLNRLARNRQAKPKLETQLTQSVRDVITADAAPVACSPGTPIQQAAQLMRDQRVSSLMLLDGDTLGGIVTDRDIRNRVVAEGLDLQLPVAKIATTDPIFIDAGALLFDAQKMMSQHRVHHLPVMEQGRVIGMITATDLVRAQQVSPLFLIDDIQRQHDLDSLAELRHRVPALIHNWVQADISPVEMGRVLAAIGDAFVQRCIALAQQELGEAPMRFAWLAFGSQARMDQTFASDQDNALILEREPNQPEADYFRHLANWVCPALAKCGYVLCPGDIMASNPNWRMSVAGWQARFNEWIDEASPKSLLNSSIFFDLRVIDGDADLLTPVQKNLLARTPKADLFLALMTQTAVRNRPPLGFFRRFVVESGGAHEDALDLKHRGVALINDLARIHALAGGISAVGTHARLQAAMDAGVLEADVAHSLMEAWHLIAALRIEEQSEAVRRGETPTSFLDPDALSPLTRAHLKDAFGTIQEAQQMALQRYARGQYG; encoded by the coding sequence ATGAGCAACGCCGACGATCTCAAAGATGTCATCGATTTTCTCGCCGAAACCCTGCCGTTTTCGGCGCTACCTGCCGACAGCCGGTTGGAGGTGGCGCAAAAACTGAGCGTTGATTACATCCCGCGTCACGCCAACCAACCGCTGGCATTGGCGCCGACGCTCTACATCATTCGCACTGGCGCTTTCGAATTGCGTTCAGCCGACGGTGAATTGCTCGACCGCTTGGGTGAACACGATTTATTCGGCATCAATACCTTGCTTAACGGCAACCCGGAAGGCTTGACCGTTTATCCGATTGAAGACGCGCTGGTGTACAAACTCAGTGCCGATTCAGTGAAAGCGTTCAGCGCCCAATTCGAACCCATGGGCGATTTTTTCCAGCAGGTCAGCAGCCAGCGAAATCGACTGAATCGACTGGCGCGCAATCGGCAAGCGAAGCCGAAGCTGGAAACGCAATTAACCCAGAGCGTGCGTGACGTTATTACTGCCGATGCCGCGCCTGTTGCCTGTTCACCCGGCACGCCGATTCAACAGGCGGCGCAGTTGATGCGCGACCAACGAGTGTCGTCATTAATGCTGCTTGATGGCGATACGCTGGGCGGTATTGTCACCGACCGCGACATTCGTAATCGCGTTGTCGCTGAAGGGCTGGATTTGCAATTACCCGTCGCAAAAATTGCCACCACCGACCCGATTTTTATCGACGCTGGCGCGCTGTTGTTCGATGCGCAAAAAATGATGAGCCAGCATCGTGTTCACCATTTGCCGGTGATGGAGCAAGGCCGGGTAATCGGCATGATTACGGCGACGGATTTGGTGCGTGCGCAACAAGTTTCGCCGCTGTTTTTGATCGACGATATTCAGCGTCAACACGATTTAGACAGCCTGGCCGAATTGCGCCACCGCGTGCCCGCTTTAATTCACAACTGGGTGCAGGCCGACATCAGCCCGGTGGAAATGGGCCGCGTTCTGGCCGCCATTGGCGATGCCTTTGTGCAGCGCTGCATCGCACTGGCGCAACAGGAATTGGGCGAGGCGCCGATGCGCTTTGCCTGGCTGGCGTTCGGCTCGCAAGCGCGCATGGACCAGACTTTCGCGTCGGATCAGGACAACGCCCTCATTCTTGAACGTGAACCCAACCAACCCGAAGCCGATTATTTCCGCCACCTGGCAAACTGGGTATGCCCGGCGTTGGCGAAATGCGGCTACGTGCTGTGCCCCGGCGATATCATGGCGAGCAATCCAAATTGGCGAATGTCAGTTGCCGGCTGGCAAGCGCGGTTTAATGAATGGATTGATGAGGCGTCGCCCAAATCGTTGCTTAACAGCAGCATTTTTTTTGATTTACGAGTGATCGATGGCGACGCCGATTTACTCACGCCGGTGCAAAAAAATTTGCTGGCGCGCACGCCCAAAGCGGATTTGTTTTTGGCGTTGATGACGCAAACCGCCGTGCGTAATCGCCCACCGTTGGGGTTCTTCCGGCGCTTTGTGGTGGAGAGCGGCGGTGCGCACGAAGACGCCTTGGATTTGAAGCATCGCGGCGTCGCCTTGATCAACGATTTAGCGCGCATTCATGCCTTGGCCGGTGGCATTTCCGCCGTCGGTACGCACGCTCGATTGCAAGCGGCAATGGACGCCGGCGTGCTCGAAGCCGACGTTGCCCACAGCCTGATGGAAGCCTGGCATTTGATTGCGGCGTTGCGCATTGAAGAGCAAAGCGAAGCGGTACGTCGCGGCGAAACGCCGACCAGTTTTCTCGATCCGGATGCGCTCAGTCCGCTGACGCGTGCGCATTTAAAAGACGCCTTCGGCACCATTCAGGAAGCGCAGCAAATGGCGCTGCAACGTTATGCCCGAGGCCAATATGGCTAA